A region of the Triplophysa rosa linkage group LG5, Trosa_1v2, whole genome shotgun sequence genome:
GAGCGGAAGGTCCTCGCAGATGGCTATGTAAGGTCAGGTGACTCAGGTCTTGACAGATGACGTGAAAATTATGTGACTGTGCGGTCCGGAATCGTTACGTGgaatcaaatttttttttttttaaaggatccGATTCCTTTCTTATGGATCCGattccagaattggaatcgaatttagattcccaaccctacttattcgacaattctcccggaaaagcacgcccacacggcagcaaggagagcaggaggagCATgcacagacgtcactttcacttgtgtgctagagagagagagcatacgttcgcgaagttcaggtgtttgcttgttcactgcatttgggtgatggatgttatataaacggtggatataacactgttttggagatcgtttgaaactgatatatgatgtctgtgttttgttagcaatgtgctttagttcagcctacccctccccgcacgcgccgtatgctttcggaaataatcgtacagctgtatctatcttttataaatgtgaacaaactaaatactcttcgaagatacgaagtatgcaatactactctataggtactcaagattaatatgagattggcagaaaccgcgtgtgttagggccactttaaaacaagtgaaatggcatatcctCGCTCTCTTTAGCGTCATTTCAAAGCGCCGTCAGTTAATGATGACTCTACACattgaaaatatgaaaaattaaGTTAACTACATACTTTTGGCAGATATAATATTTGGAAGATATATAATCCCCACTACAAtataataaagttaaaaacatgcttaaagtggtcagaaatgtatatgaaataggtcaaatatatataaatatgaaccaTATTAATACATTAACTATATGAACATTAACTTTACTGTCTGAAATAGgtctacatttacaataataaaagcGTAATTATCCCATTTATGTATGTTTGAATATGATCTAAAAATGTGACGATGTGCAGGGGGAGGAGAATTTATTCGCGCGTCAGGTTTAGTCGATAAAACACTTCCGCAAACGAAACACATGTGTATCCTCGCTCATGACTCCTCAGAAAGCCTCCTCTCTCCTCGCCTCAATTAGAGAATTGAGATGTCTGTTGACTGTTCAGATGGAAACGAGCAAAGTATATATTGCATACTGCatactattattttaaaaagtatgttaGACAGTATGTAGTATGCAAAGTAACTTTTCAGTTTTCACACTTTTGACTAATAAAGTGACTATAAAAAGTTTCATGATAATACTTGTGAATTCATAAGTTTCAGTCAGGcccaatgcattatgggaaagTGAGTTCCATACAGTGTGCCTCGATACTGTGCATACTTGCAAAAGCAGAAGGTGCTGgataaattctgtaaaattctgGATGTAAAAGTGAAAACACTCACACTGGTCGCTCATTCCCCGGCTCTTCTTTGATGATGGGGAAGAGCGGTTCGCTCTCCACACCCTGTTCCTGCTTTAGTTTAAACAGCTTCTGTCTCAACACATCCTGATGTCGCTCTCTCAACCTACACACAACACAGGAAAACCTCTTTTAATGTTAACCTGCATCTGATGGGACTCATAAAGATCATCTCTGtaggttttatttacaaataagaTCAGGTAGATAGTGTGATACGCACCTGGCTCGTGCCATGTAGACGCGCACCTGCTGCAGAAGACTCTCCCAGTAGCCAATGTCCAGGTTGGTACCTCCTGCCTGGATCTTATTCTCGATGTTCACATACAGAGCTTGAAGCTGGCTGTACGTCTTGCCCTTAAACACGCTTTGCACGTCCGTACTGACAGAAGTGTTGATCCCCTCACGACGATCACCTGCCGTCACACACAACGAGAAAAAGCTGAGCCATTTTGTATCTTGTTTCAAATGTACACAGACCAAAGTcacattggataaaagcatctaactAGATGAATGCATGTAGATGTAATCAACATTAAGATCAGACTGGCAGAGCAAATGCCGTGTGACTGTACTTAAAGGGggatgtcatttttttatccTGAGGACGAACGAtttgacatttgagatgttaaAACGCCATTtatctgttgattacttgagacAGCACTGAATCATTTCCAATCCATTCACAACAAGAATGAACGAAGTTTATGTGAagttatctttacattgtgttgtgaacatgatgaaaagtgtccttaatacacaataCAATTACAATAAGAATGTATTAATTGTCGTTTTGCTTTAACActataaacaatatataaacTTGAACTTTTTCATACAACATGACATGCAcgttttctgttggttcaaatgaattcagtacTAATTTGGTCTGGTGTATTCAGAGTTTAAACAGTCTCTTAAAGCTTCTCTGTAAGCTCTGtctctttttaaatgatgagcaGAACCAAACCACCTTAAATGCATAGACAggtagtattttaaaactattttaacacatttacacatatttacatttcagTACAAATGTTAACGCATTTAAAACTGTTCCAGAGAATTCTGGAGATTTTTCCTAAATGTgtcacggagagacacatctgactTAAAAACAGCGCAGCTcgggctgcacggagagacacgtctgacttgcAATGCTCATactgcacagagagacacgtctaaaattgtaattttaaaagggaataAGACGCGCCTGATTTATAattgcgcagctcgcaagtgacgtcacagaccaactaatcgataatgaaattcattgacaactatttttattatcgattattatcgattttatcgactagttgttgcagccctagtatttattatcaaagtatttgtcagtaatacagctattttggggggaaataattgcattgcaggctgatttaaggtgtgcTCCAAAATTTTCCGCTTGCGCTcctaaaaatttcagtcaggggctacagtgctcctagtaaaaaaagttaggcTGGAGCCCtgcgcacgcggtaagtgaaactgagtcatatgtctgtgttttgttggcattgagtgctttagttccgcctcCCCCCCGCACTATTTTTTTGAAAATAGTCAAACAGCTGTATCTggcttttataaatgtgatcaactTACAGACTCTACTGATATTTGAAGGCTATTATACTATTCCGTaaatactcaagattaacatgagatatgcagaatctgagttatggccactttaattcaattttaatttttaaaaagtttttagaTGAGATACGGATTTCATTCATAAtttatagttcaccccaaaattatttaaaaaatgtactcaccgtcatgtcatttcaaacctgtatgacagaACATAAAGAAgggattttgaagaatgtttataacagAAAAcctttggtccccattgacctacattggttttgtgtccgtacaataaaagtgaatagggaccactgtttttatttaccaactttctttaaaatctcttcttttgtgttttacagaggaaataaagtcatacaggtttgaaattacatgagggtgagtaaatgatgagagaattttcattttggggtgaactatccctttaggtaTATGCTGCTCTACAGACAATGTAattcaatgtaaaataaataaagcataacTACAAATGTGCTCATAGTTTTTTCTTTGGTCTGAAGGGTCTTATTTGTCTAAAGCGACAACGTTCTGCACCAATCAAATTTCTTTCCTACCTTCACTAGCATCTCACCTTCTACCAGAGAAGATGAAGAAACGCTGAGACATGATGTAAGTGTTCCAAACCCCTTAAATTTACATACATGTCAATTATGAGACTGTATAAATtatgaatgtaaatgtcaaaGCACCTGGTCCTTTCCCTGACGTCTCCAGCTTCCGCAGTTTGCTGATTTCATCTTCGGTAATGGTGGTCATGTCCCTCCAGAAATCCACATTCTTGCCCTGTTCCAGCTCCATGTAAACCTCCATGATGAATGTAGACATTTAAATGATGAGTTGTATACttgaaaacatgtttaaaatagCACGCAGTACCAGTACCTCGCatacagaaaatgtatatacacatacCACATGCCTTTTCCAAAATAGCAGTACACGAtgccaaaaatatattttctctctctttctctgacactcACCTTGATGTCCTCCAGCAGGTCTTCCATGTCTGTGGCGGTGAGGCCGTTGAGGAAGGTGTACGGCTCGTGCATCTCCACTGACAGATCATCATCTTCTGCACTGATGTATTTCGCCAGCAGGTCGATGGGCTTCGCTCGACCATCACGGATACGGATCTTAGACCTGTTTTACATCATAGATAGGCATTACATTCCCATCACACTAGGTGAGCTCAAGTCTTCTCCTAGATATCACTCCTTTTTTAAGAAcaaatgtttggaatgacataaggatgagtaaatgatacaagaatgttatttttggggtaaactaacCCTCGAATACACCAGCAAGTATACTATTAAATCCTAACACAAATCATCATTTGGGGCATGTTTGTTACCTCAGTTTGGCCTGGTGCAGATGAAAGTTGTCTTCTTGCTCTGCCCATGTTTTAAAATGCTccgcctctttctctctctgcaaCATCTCCAGCTCCAGCTCACGCATGGATTTCTCACGCTCTCTCTCCAGACGCAGCTGCTTCACCTGAACACAGagacatataaacattttgcttttgtgttccacaacaTAAATAACAGCAAACAGATTTGGATcatcgagggtgagtaaattatgacccAAGTTTAATTTTTGGACACTTTCACAAACTTTTTCAATCAGAAAGAGCTTAATTTCCCAGTGTGCTTGCACAAATTTAATcgcaagataataaaaacaagcaCGAATATAGAGATTTTGCACATTTCTTTGACCTGTTGTTACTCAACTGGTAAAACACAACTTGCAACACTCAGGTCATAGGATAAATGTGAAGAAATACAAATATGTATATCTTAAATGAACTGCAGGTCATTTTGTGTAAACATGTTTGTATAAATGtcaaaaaaagcattttgtaCCTTTTGCAGTTCTCTGCGGTTTTCCTCCTGGATGAGTTTATTTCTCTCCTTCAGTTCTTTCTCTGACAAATGCCCAATGCCCTTTTTCACCAGAgcctgacaaacacacatacaggacAAGGTCACTTTAAACATCACTATAAAGCCATTATGTATTTGGATCCCAGCATTCAGTAAGCCTCGCTCACCTTTTGCCACTTAAAGGTGCCGAGCAGGTTGTTATCTCCAAATGGATTGTCTGCGTTGGTGTAGCCCATGTACTCCTCACTCCAGCCCATCTTCTCCCTCTTCTTCCTCTCTTTGGCATCTTTCTTAGCCAAACGTCTGGTTCTCTTTTCCTCTGGAGTTTCCAGTGCTTTCATCATCTCCTTCTGTTTCTTCTTCTCCTCCTTGCCCGAGGCAGTGCCCTGTGCCGTCTTTCTTTCTCTATCAGAGTCAGCCGAGGAGCTGGAGGAACTTGAGGCGGCTGAATCTGAGCGTCTCCCTCGCCTGTCGTGGTCTCTTCTCTCTATGCTCCttcgtctctctctgctgggaCTTCTGCTGTGACGTCTCCTGCTTTCTCTTTCGCTGCTGCTCTTGCCATCTCTCACTTTGCTTCGCCCGGACTTTGTGCTGGACCGGGAGGAGGATCTGCTCTTTCTTCTGCTGTTCTTCTCATCCTTGTGTTTCGTCTTTTTCTTGTGTTTCTTGTGGTCACTACGACTGTCACGTGGAGAGCTAAAACAatacattaaacacaaacaaatgcttTGGTGTTGCACAAAGTTCATGGGTTTGATCAACAGGGAACACAAAcctactgataaaatgtattacTTGAACATATTTTTGTAAGCCGCAAAACTGTCAAATATAAATAGCTACAATTCATACGACCCCCTGGACTATGCATTTAAAGGGCACATAAGAAAATCGAAAGTAAACACAGTGATATGAATGAATACTGTTAGATACGCAATAAAATACGCTGAGATCATAAGTTGATTTcacaagaaagaaagataaaacTCTGTttaaaagatatatatatatttaaacaaaaatgctgtgtttttaaGTACCAATCTCTGTCTTTAGATCTTCCGCTTGAACGCGCTCCTCTGCCTCTCTGCCCACGGTCAGATTCGCTGGAGTGGCCGGACTCTCTGCCTCGGTGTCGGGTCGGCCCTGCGGAATCTCCGCTGCTGTCTGACCGGTCTCGTCTGCGGTTCCGACCGTGTCTGTCTTCGGGAGACCTCGACCGGGCATTTCTGCCTCTGCTGCGGTCTCTGTCTCTAGATCCAGAGCGCGATCTACTCCTGCGATGCTTCTTCGAGCCCATGATTGCTGGTCCTGACAACAGCGCGTCGCGTAAATAGGTAGTTgattatgtttgtaatgtccCCCTCTTAAAATACCCACTTTATgggtttttaagaaaaaaacaaccagAATACTAATATTGCTGTTGAGAATACAGCTATTTGCATTCACCTTCGAGCGTTATTTTGATAACTTTATGATTTATAAACAGGCGATATGCTGGCCTTTGTTACTTGGGGTCCTTTCTAGTTGACGTTTACGTTTACTCCATAGACATAAAGAAATACTAGAAATTTGAGCTCGGTCAATATTTTGAAACATTGAAGGGTATAAGgaacactcaactcaactctctcaactcaactttatttatatagcgcttttacaattttcattgttacaaagcagctgcacaagAGACACCACAGTATTGGTGTCGAGATGAAGCCCCATGAAGCATTGAAGCTTTTCAGCCAAGTGGCTCATaaaagggttcatttctcgAAGCTTAATTTGCTCACATtaccatctggtggccaaagaGTGTAAAACAACATTACTGATGTGGTCTGTGATACACTGTATTTTGCCCCATTTAAGGCTTATTAATAAcggtaaagaaagaaaaatcacttagactaatctatttatatgaatataatgtgtCTGGTGGTATATAATGATGGTATAACATAACAGTGTAATAAACTTGAAATGAATGGGGCTATCAAATGTGTGTTAAATGTGCGTAATTTGTCTAAAGCGATACAAGCCTCGACACGCGCTTCACTGAAAGCTTCCAGGATTTCTCGACATACGCTCCGAAGCCTCGGCACAGAACGTAACATCACTACACCAAAGCGAAAAGAACGGTGGACTATAATTGTAAAGCcttgaatttcattttttagacttttttcttttttgtatctTGTTTGTTAATTTGATATACCCCTGTGTAtatagtttttattatgtttttttcttttatagtatgttgttgttgttgttaattaagcattaataataataaaaaagaaatactaCAGGGTGCATTGGCTGCTTTGGTCAGCTGCTGCGATACGTCAacggcgccgccatattggtcgTGGCAAGAGTagcatgtaaacaaatgcaaGTTAAAGGTGTAGTTTTttattaacagcggccactagcgttgtattatagatttgccacgaatcgctcagtccaaacacgatggtggccaccacagtacaaaaagatgtcgttctcatgttgaggcagggaagagattttgcgggcattaaagactgtagaaagagcgatgttaCATAAAACTAGATGAGGTTGTGGAGTGCAATAAATGAGGAGACAAGAGACGGAAGATAAGTCTTGTCCGCTTACTCTCCACTTTAATATATCTCACACCGAACAGCGAGTGAGTCCAAAAAACAGCACACACATCTCAAAACCCCTCCctctcttaaaggtacagtaccttattaacagcggccactagcgttgtattatagatttgccacgaatcgctcagtccaaacacgatggtggccaccacagtacaaaaagatgtcgttctcatgttgaggcagggaagagattttgcgggcattaaagactgtagaaagagcgatgttaCATAAAACTAGATGAGGTTGTGGAGTGCAATAAATGAGGAGACAAGAGACGGAAGATGCGTCTTGTCCGCTTACTCTCCACTTTAATATATCTCACACCGAACAGCGAGTGGGTCCAAAAAACAGCACACACATCTCAAAACCCCTCCctctcttaaaggtacagtaccttggtgaatgtctcctttaatattacttgtggttcgcCACAAGGTAAAAGTTTGtgaacaaactttatgttggcttgagaaagacagagggagagagaccacAACCAGGCAAAATGTATGTGGTTTATTAAGTTTCTTATTAGAACTTATTATGTTTTGCTGGATGGATGGTGTTATGTCTTATTGCAGACAAGAAGCTGGAGACTGTAAATCCTTTCAGTAACTTTATTAACGCTCTAGCACTATATCATAACATCCAGACACATGCTCCGTATATCTCTAACTCTtcttctctctgcctctctaTGCAACTCGAGTAGATCGAGTGCCACCTAGCGGTACATTGATGCAACAACATCACATAATCTCCTCTTAGTTAAATGATGCTCCTGTAACCAACAAGTAACATAAAACAGAAAGAACAGCAAATCTGCCATGCATCAACAATTTCACACATAAATGAACTACACCAAGCAACACACCAATTGAATGCAGAAGAATATTACAAACAACAAGCAACATGAACCAAACTACTCACTCAGTACTCAGTACTCGACTTTCATGTAAGTATatgatatatatacagtaaattgcAAAAGTCCATGTCAAATTCTGTAACTAATAGACATAGTCCTTTAGCCAACCGGGCTCACGTCTTTGACGTTGTTCTCTTGGACCAGCATCAGAAGACACTGAATTTCCAGACAATGGAACATGAGAGGGCATCACGTTTTCAGCATTGGCTGTCATTCCATTATCCAACTCTCTAGTTGGCACGGGTGCAAGACACAATGCATGCCACTTTTTTCCATCATCCAAGAGGTAAGTGTAAGGACCAACTTTTTTCCTGACCTCAATTGGAGGAGTGAACTTTGGATAAGCTTTTGGTACATGTACAGACTTTTTAATGCGCACTTTATTCCCTGGTCGAAAAGAGAAATGTCGCACACGATGCTTGTGGTCAAAGTGAGATTTCATGACATCCTGACGTGAGGAAACACGCTTCTGCAGTGGTGTCGGCTCATGACCAGAAAGTGAAGGTTTCAGGACATTGAGACAGGTACGCATTTTCCTTCCATGAAGCAATTCGAATGGGGAAACACCCGTTACAGCATGAGGTGTAGCGCGGTAAATCTGCAGGAAGTCAGTCACTGTTGATTTCCATGTTGCTGATTGTAGGATTGCTGATTGGATTGCACTCTTGAGAACTCTGTGAAAGCGTTCAATAGCACCATTTGCAGCAGGATGATACATTGAAGTACGAATGTGCTTAATATCTCTGTCTTTCAGGAACGCAGCAAACTCAGGAGAAGTGAATTGAGGCCCATTATCACTGACCAGAGTGGTCGGGTTTCCGTGTCTGCTGAAGACAGAGGTAAGAAATGCAGTcacctgttttgttgaaacagACGCAGTAAAGGCTACCTCAGGCCACTTACTATAATAGTCAGTGAGTGTCAGAGCATATTGACAGTCCCAGACAGCAGTCTTGAACGGGCCcacatgcctaaggccatcaaacatattgtgtaacttagtcgacacgcgccggacggctagttatggacgctgcgcgccgacgACCCCAAAATTTTCCCAGGTTgcccggcggtgccgaaacgaaggggagagtGCCCGCAATCGAACGGAAACGTCATGGGGCGGCGGCGACGCCCGGGAgaccccagaaaaatgcccaaagtgcctaatttttgagtcacggaacgaagggttaggcgctctctcgggcagaaccacgagggggcgactcgacgtacggtcccagcctaagccgcgcgcgccgatcaggttgcgaccgggAATTTTGCGAaatcacaaaaagacaaagctaAGTGTAATTATTGTGACAAACTATTATGTTGCAAGACGGGTGTCACCAGCAATATGGCAAAGCATCTGCGGTTGGTTCATCGTATCGAATTACAAGAATGCACCGTGATTGATGCGTTGCGCATCCCGAGTGCCCACACTTCATTAGCCGCTGATGACACTAGTGCGGGGACAACGCCCGAgccatgcgcacatcaatgttatgtcatttttttgcgctataaaatcatcctacctgtttattttatactgctaagGGAATCTGTGTATTTccattgttaaatcattctgcatatttatttcatactGGTAGTACAATATGATAGGGTATTGCGCAGTAAATTAATcaaacctgtttattttgtcgatgtggtttagattatattagttttgccctgcggtaggaaaatctgacagggtagtaCAATTCGttaggaatcggaatcgataagcagaatcgaatcggaatcgataaatttGAAACGATGCCCAACCCTACTCCTCACACAAAATTCCAAAATTACAGTGTCCTGCTAGTCTACTAACAGCAGACTCTTCAGACTCTTGTTTAGGCatgttaaatttaaaacaaagtcAATCACTACCATGTATTGAATATTTTGCTGTGCGCTTAGCGATGAAGCAATCAAAATGTCCTCCGcttcataattttttttctgtattttccaGACAAAAGCTTTCCAACATTAGCAGGAAGTGTGGTGTCATTTAAATGACATGTATAAATTATGATGTCAAATCCGACATGAAATGGTGACTTAAAATGCTCAACCAACGCTGTCAAGTCATGACCAAAGTCATAGCTAAGATGTATATTGCTCAATAGAACATAAAAGACAGTTCATGTGCAGTCTGGTTTTCAACCAAGATATCACATGCTACATCCTGCAATCTGACAAGCAAAAATCATAAAGGAGAATAAACTAAATCTCACAGCATGCCTGCGGCATAAAACGCTCTTTACTCTTTCGTGCATGCTTAGATTTTCCTACAGAAACCTGTTGGGACATATATAAAAGCTACAGTATCATTAAATTGATACATTTATCAAATTTATGCTGTAAGACTTTGCGCTGTGAGTccctttgaataaaagcatgtaCCAAAAGTGTAAATGTGCAATGCAAATTGATTTCTTAGAAAGTTGATACAAGTGCAGAGTTTGTGCACAGTGTCTGTCtgaattttagttttatttacatatgtAAGTGCTTATTGTCAAAACCCTTAAAGTAAATATCATACTTACAAATCACCTCTGTTGCCTCTTTTGTTAttgtgatttatatatttttctgtttcattATTTCCTCCCACGTCTTCAAACTTTATTTCTTCATTCAATTAATCAGAATTGTTCTTAACTACACTTTTATATTCAGTTAGTGTTTCTACTGTGTGTGGTGCTAATGCAGAACCTTATGTCAAAGCTTTAGCTCTATTATGAAGTTAGCCAATTGTACAGACAATGCTGTATTTGTGAAATGGACCGGAATCTGTCTATGTAGGCGTTTCGTTCGCTGTAACTATGACCAGAAGGACCTACACAAGaactttttactgaaaaatcaCCTGTGACAGTCAGTGATATAAAAAGCGAtcttaaaagtgtgtgtgtgtgtttgaaagttGGTGTAACAGAAAGAGAGTGGGAGAGAGAGGGTGGAGggaagaagagaggaagagagatttACAAGCTAGATAATGAAGACTGTGTTAATTGGAATGGATACATCGGGgaggaaaatgaaataaaactagAAAATTTAAATGAGAATGTTGAGCGTTTAGATTTTAAATGAGGCCAGCAGCCCTGACCCAGCACCGCCACTGCTACTTAATGAGGACACAAGAAAATTATACACACAAAATGCTTAAAATTTgacacacaaatacagaaaaagaacctgagtgtttgtttgctcataATCTATTGGCACAGATTGTGAAAACagaataaactgtattttatcCAATAAACCATTTTGTTGAAAGCACATAACCAAAACTATCTTCAATAGTTTGACTCTAGTATTTTGTACGGGTAGACGCGTCACAACCCAGTCTCAAGCGCATAGGCACGGAATTTGGAATCaattaatttgtgttcatggacacgaatttccccattttttttgtcactcagcacgacttgtttttgtttcaccagcacgactttcaatacacaggccgcgaatacagtatgtacatttatatattttatatggctaaccaacaccttacctccCCTCAAACCCTAAAATAgcagccgcaaaggctaattttggCAAAAACGTGAGTGtcacgaggtggcaaagcaacaataaatggctaccctaaccccacccctaaacctaacgtcacaggggaagagtcaaatcataacaaaacatacgaaTGAGATTGTAGGAATTCAGGAATTGTATTGTTCCCcttttaaaatagttatgaattccgatcagattgcgttgatatatatttatacatatgaaagacatcgcatattaaaatactttagattgaaagtcgtgctgggtgacacgaaaaaaatcCGTGCTGACTGAAGAAAAAAGGGGAAAATTGGTATCCACcaacacgaattaatagattacagttcgtgaGACTGTGTTGCATATCAGGGTCATAAAGCCATGTAAGAATAATGACTGCCTGAACGTTTTCCCTAAAATCTATTTATGGATTTACTACACCAGATCACAAATGATACTCATGAACAGCTGTGTTTATGGGGTCATCAGCATATAAACGCTGCAAACACTGCCAGCTTGAAAGACTTCTTTAAatctaaaatgtggaaatctcactttaaataaataaacatgactaaaaaatgtataacaagAGAGTCGCTTTGacctagggctgggcgatatggcaaaaaagtaaactcgatagtttttttctatattgatcgatgacgatatttatttcgatatatatattcaattaaaaaactgtatttaaaataatctattttaaatacagtttattaacaaaagttaacctttaaccagttaaaattcaattaaatgaaatgcactgttgcaacacagaggatataaggccataaacaacatgtaccagttcattcagtctcattttgactcaattgactcgttaagtaaaaggagtgttcattcagtacattcaaccaatgaaagggctccgttactgcgtacattcgaacgctattggctcagcacctgcgcacatacataacgctgcaataatgtcttgatggaatagtgggattcattcaatgcattcagtgaaccttagtctttcaaaaagacatctcacataaactgtagtacat
Encoded here:
- the cactin gene encoding splicing factor Cactin; translated protein: MGSKKHRRSRSRSGSRDRDRSRGRNARSRSPEDRHGRNRRRDRSDSSGDSAGPTRHRGRESGHSSESDRGQRGRGARSSGRSKDRDCSPRDSRSDHKKHKKKTKHKDEKNSRRKSRSSSRSSTKSGRSKVRDGKSSSERESRRRHSRSPSRERRRSIERRDHDRRGRRSDSAASSSSSSSADSDRERKTAQGTASGKEEKKKQKEMMKALETPEEKRTRRLAKKDAKERKKREKMGWSEEYMGYTNADNPFGDNNLLGTFKWQKALVKKGIGHLSEKELKERNKLIQEENRRELQKVKQLRLEREREKSMRELELEMLQREKEAEHFKTWAEQEDNFHLHQAKLRSKIRIRDGRAKPIDLLAKYISAEDDDLSVEMHEPYTFLNGLTATDMEDLLEDIKVYMELEQGKNVDFWRDMTTITEDEISKLRKLETSGKGPGDRREGINTSVSTDVQSVFKGKTYSQLQALYVNIENKIQAGGTNLDIGYWESLLQQVRVYMARARLRERHQDVLRQKLFKLKQEQGVESEPLFPIIKEEPGNERPVAGGTESSHKETGSPQQGTSQMTEDRERVEKRLKGGEGERSGRSSPEEKREGEGGEDGGEGGEKGEAPEAVLTEEDLIQQSQAEYDSGRYSPTLLQSSELPLDTHVTDVDEDMQRLHLARRQMQVTGDANESAEDAFVRLAKEGMGGDEAQFSVEMPLTGKMYLWADKYRPRKPRFFNRVHTGFEWNKYNQTHYDFDNPPPKIVQGYKFNIFYPDLIDKRSTPQYFLEPSLDNKDFGILRFHAGPPYEDIAFKIVNREWEYSHRHGFRCQFSNGIFQLWFHFKRYRYRR